Within the Amaranthus tricolor cultivar Red isolate AtriRed21 chromosome 15, ASM2621246v1, whole genome shotgun sequence genome, the region TTGGGTAGCCTGTTATTCCAACCCGAATTTGTAGTTATCCAGCCCAAAATTGTTTCTTTGTTGCATAgttcaattctaaaaatttactATCAACTATTCTTGTGAGAAACCGTCTCTCAAGGAGAGAACCTTAAAATAACAAGCTTTATATCCTTAGTTTCTCTTTAGTTTGTATTAATTGGATTATTTAGCTCATATATCTAATATGTCTCTCGAAAAGATCATCTTtcacaataatttgtaatttgttaataatttgtaatttgctATTAGTTGTTTGAATAGCTCAAGCCCTACtctataatcaaattaaaatttttttctttttattcatcctaggaaaaaaatatatgcGTTGTCTTTCCAATTGAGAACACttgaaagaaaatttaaaaataaaaaataaaaaaaataaaaaaaaataaaagaaaattagtaaaatgaAAGACAAGAAACTCTTTCTCAAGTCGGCCACCCTCTTAGataatacaaacaaaaacagAGTAAGTCTTCCTAGATAATACGAACAAAGATAAATGTTGTCATATGTCAAATTTTATCAGAGTTGGAGTTGGATTGTCAAATTTGTGAGATCCGACTCTGATGCTTGACTCCAACTCCGAGTTTAAGTCGGATTAAAATTTAAGTCGGACTTTTTTTCCTTAgatttgaaattaataatttctCTTAAGTTTGACACTTAGGATAGAATTCAGATTAAGTTGTCATATCTATATAGAAAATcaactcaaacaaaaattaaactgATAGTTAAAACCATAACATATATTATACACTAATACTACTATATActataacaaattaattaacaattattAAGTAAACTATGTAGTTAAGAtcaaattatacttaatattaaAACAACCAAATTAAAATTTGTTGACAAAGTCTAAGCACATAAGCAAAGTGACATGTGTATGTATGTTTCTTTCCTAGTCACCTTCTAAAAACAAGATTACAAAACCCTTTTAATTAGTAGTTAATAAAGAGTTGTCATATCttcatataatataattatttattatgaaaaattattgaaaaatacttagaaaaatattatttttgtgaaaaactatttagaatatttttttttatcaaaaaaaaccaaaaaaaatttttttgttggtcAAATAGTACCTACTAACATATTCTTCAAACTTCCgttaaatctttaaaaaaaatataattagaaaAGCAAAATATAAACACGTGATTTTCATAAAGGTCACCTTCCCCAAATTAATTTTCCAGAAACCCAAAACTTGGTTCAAGAGTTAGGGTTTCATATTCTTGCTCATTCATCTAACACAAACAACAATTTGAGTCTTCGAAAATTCATCTTTCTCAGGTCAAAAATTCATTTGAAGGTCGAAATCTTCCATATTTCGTAGTGTGATATACTGTTCGTGGTGTTCATCTACTGTTCTGGTCAAAAATTCAATTGAATATGGGGTCTTCATCTACAGGTAATTGAAACGGAGATTTATGTTTTTGTGGTGTTTCATGTGCAAAAAAGGTTTTATGGACAAGGGAAAATCCAGAAAAAAGATTCATTGCTTGTAAAAATTATGATTCAAATAGTAAATGAAGGGGATGCAAAAAATTCAAATGGATTGATAAAAATGTGGTTGATTGGTAAACCCAAGTGATGTTTaaggttatatatatattaatatatatatatatatatatatatatatatatatttgaaaatgtaACGAAAATTTAAGGTTGTTAGTAAGTACTGTTTGACAAAAAAAACATTAGGtattttttcacaaaaaaaatattttagatagttTTTCACAAAAGTGATGTTTTTTTAGGtactttttaacaatttttcctatttattactAGCCTTTTAATTAACTCTTTTATTTTACGCAACTTGAGTTgaataacaattaattaattgtaaattAGGTCTAATGATAGTAATCACAAGTTATTGATGCTACCACCAATGGCAATCATTTTTCATTGTGAAACTTGGTATTTTATTCCTCTTCCTGTGAACATGAAAAGCACAAGGCAAAATTCGGATTCTAACTTAATATAGACACCTAGAAAGTGGTCCATGGACCATATTAAGTATTCGCTTTAATATTTAAGGGTCATGAAGTGATCTAACccgtaaatttaatttaatttaatccGATTTAACATAAGATTTAATTTAAACGAACAAGTCAAACACAAATAATAAGCTTATAGACGTTTAAAAATCTCAACCATGGCCTAAGAACTCCGtaagtttgattttgaaatctCACTTCAAAAGGCTTGATATATCTATTGGCCGCAAACTTAAGATTTAGTTTATATGTAATCTATCGAAACAAAAATTGATAAGTTCTTTGTTGACAttgtacaattttaaaattttgatattttttaataatttttatctttaaacacttaacattaactatttaatttaaaattatggcTTCTAATTTTTTAAGATCTTATACAGTCAAACATATTGAATATGCTTAGAGTTCCTTTGATTTTTACTCATACATATGTATGGCATAAGTTTTGAacgatgattttatttttgtattcaATTATAGTCCATTTTGTTATGACTAATCAATTGATAGTTTTTCATATATAGATTTTTAGTTTTGCTTCTCATATGTCGGACTCGTAcctatcttttttattttttattcactatactttttgcataattttaatttgaatttttttattcattatactttttacataattttaatttgaattttaatatctCTGTACATATgcatcataaaaattataaaaagtatataataaaaactttactTTAAGataaatctagaaaaatctcacataaatatattttatgttaaatatatccccaaaaaacattattaaaatttctttCAACTAAAATAAAGTATTAATAGTGGATAAacaaaagtaatatatatatatatatatatatatatatatatatatatatatatatatatatatatatatatatatatatatatatatatatatatatatatatatatagtttctccgttccatattacttgctacattttatatttttggcaatttcatactacatttctatttttagcaaattacAACCATGTAAATGTCTActttacccctatttttattcAACTCTATACCTCATTAACTTTTATATCTAtcattatttaatctttatctaTTCCCAACTAAAATTAATAACTTCTTCCATATTTATTTCTCTTcccaattaattttattctctcaattaaaattaattccaTAATAAATTCATCTCTCCCTCCATATTTTGCCGGCAATCTGCGccattcattttcttttaatacttaATCTACACCATCCCTTGCTAACTCCCTTTTATAACCCCCATCATCTTTTCAAAACAACCCATTTTGTGAAATGAATCGTCATCTTTTTTATGAAATCAACTCCCGTCTTTATACCCACACTTACCCATCTACACCCTCATCCATGCCATCATCCATTTATGAAATCAACCCCTCTTTATACCCACATTTACCCATCCTCACCATCATCCATGCATGCTTTGAGATAAAGTTTCCATTTCTCTCTCACTCTCATCTTATGAAACCCATTTGGGTTTTACTTTGGGTGTATGATTTTCTATGAAACCCATTTAATGAATCGATCAAAATCAACATCTGGGTTTTGATTTGCTTTGCTGTGATCTTTTATAAACACATCTTTTGAAATTAAGATCTGGGTTTTAATTTgggtttgtattttgttttgatATCCATTTCTGAACTCAAACTAGAACAGAGGAAttgtataatatttaattaaagggtaaaataatcttttaaaagattgatttttttttgttaattattgtgCCATTGAGTTTGATAGCAAGAAAAACAGAACAccaaaatcaaatgaaataggAGTAGATAAAGAGAGGCATCATGTTGACACATGAAGAAACAAAGTGGAGTTAATCACCCATGTGTATCATAGATCTCAAAGCTATTAGCTTGTGAGCCAAGTTTACTaccttttttttcattgtttagtCGTTCTTCCTTGTTAAATACTTCACCTTTCGATGTTGAGACTTTGGGGAATGAAAACTCTAATAACATGTTACCAAAATTCAAAGGTTCACCACCTTATCCTATATTAAACCATTACTAGTACTCCGTATTTTTAAATTAGTAATAAAAGGAAATagtatttttaagaaataagGTGAATACTTGATAACTAATGAATAGAGATAGTAATTTGTGtgtatataattgaaaataaattaaaatatatctatgaggttaaaaaaaagtgataagtcattatttagatataaaataatacaaaaagaGTGAAACGAATGATAATGACAAATAATGCTTAACGAGTGTGAGAAGGAGAaagggtgtttttttttttttttttttttttactagtaatatgtaattatatatgactttttaaaTGACATAAGTTATTATTTTGAATCATTATTTAATCATATGATTGAGTTTGTTGTGGTAATTGACATTTGTAAATGTTAATTTAATTTACCAACTtgaattaattatgttttagaaTACAATTACTATATAATACCACCATTAAATTATGCTTGACTTACATTAACAAGTTGGTGTTCGGGTAGTTGagggtataaattattttcctactatgattttaatcaagtaaaagaaaatttaattattagttttggagatttaaattttataataacttgtttcttttaatttcttaacGAACAATTTTGTTTGAAAggttaacttatatataagaataaaattataatacgtAAAATAATTGGGATTATACTTACacgttaatattaaaaaaaaattatattgatttcaAGCAATTTGATTACTtagatttaataattttgtaaaataatttcccaacaaaaatttgatgctaATTATTGAAAAAAGAGGTGAATGAGGATATATGAAATAAACGAGTGATTTAGACATTTAATAAGTACAAAACCTATGTAACATTCTAATAATTGTATAAATAAGTATGACCCTcataattagtgttattttcTCCTTAGTCGTTTGAAATGTGGTTAAACATAATATTCAGATAATTACATTGCAACTTGTAGATTATGTTGAGTAAGATCCTAAACCTATTGATAGATTCCTTCCACCATTTCTACCCTTTCTTTAATACTTACTTAAGGACCATTAAGACACAAACCATGCCTTCCACTCCCATAAGCTACCTTGGGCCCTTGGCATAGAATCCATTATatgtattataatatatttttattttaaaaaaaattgtggtctaacacataattattaactatatatatatatatatgactataattttaagaaTCCTATACCAACCAACATCTTACAcagtattcaaaataaattttatttttttgttagcgaaagatgtatataacatatttaggcttaaacttttagttgaattggttttttaatatgatatcaAAAGCCAACGTAATAAAAGGCCACGAGTAAGGTAAAGGGTTATTGTTTAACGGGGTGTGATTgaatacatattatatattttggaaTACAaccattaaaatatatttttagttgaattaattTCTTGACGAAAGTTAATACATAAATTACATttggttatttattttaaagattaATAGTCttaataataaatcattatGTTCAAAATTTGATTAAATCTTTGGTTGGTTAGTGAAACTAAAACAAGCTTACAAGGAACAAGACGGCAGACAAAGCAAGAGATCAACACGCGTTCATGCATATAAACCGGTCAAATTTGAAGGAGTGTATTTAGTAGTTGAAATATGATATTCATACTCATACTTTCTTGtttaattatttgaattataCCCAACTCACTACTCAGTCCCACATATTAAACCCTTGTGTTAAATGAGAATCTTCTATTTCTTAATCATAAATTCTCTGGGCCTTTCTCAAGCtgccttgccatttcttctaagccACCGGTAAGTCTCACTAAAAGACAAACATAAGTAGTTTATAAGTATATGACAAAAATGCTTTCTTTTACTACCTCAATTCTCATATACTTattactaaaatatttttttagcactatttattattctcaattttagtttatatattacagctaatgtgtaagaaaaatatagttaaatgaaattttatttgaatcgtctaatcgcatattgtcataacatcaaaattttataacttTTGATTATGCATAACTcaagatataaataatcaaatcaaCGCAATTAAATTCcataagaaaatgaaatttagcaagtataatagaacAAGAGAAGTATTTAAGTAGTCTGAAAGCATAATATGTACCCAATATTCTCCttgttataattaatattaaagatattgtttatttttaatagacTTAGGTTAACTATCATTTGCAATTTCACATATACATAGAACGAAATTATATAACCATTTTGTAAAAAaagtacaattattattatataatttttttgaaacatATGAGTGTTAAAACTTGTATGAGATatgattttttaggtttttctatataaactatacaaacaaaacaaaaacatagaataaagttgaaaaaaaTCACCAAATTAAAAAGTGAGTGATCTCTTTGATGTTGCTTCCCATCTACACCAACtttctaaaaacaaaacaaaaagaaaaaaaagtatgtgaagaaaaagaatggtaatgggTTATGGGGCCATGGGGGGATGTTCGTGTGGTGTTTGGTAgagggaaaaaaattatttaattaaaattgatgttatctaactttatttttaaatcaaaaaaatctttCATTCTTAATTACTAGTGTAATACCACAAAGAtatgaaatcaaattttaaatatttttttatcaaaataattaattaatatttagaaaTGGCTCCCTTAACCCAAGTCAAAATGTCTATTTGTAAGGTTGTTAGTGTGTCTACTCCTATTTCTTTGcatttccttctccttcttctcaCCTTCTAATCTCTTTCCTCTTCAATCCAAACATCccttaatcccaaaaatttAATCCATATAATTTTCCCTTTAATAAACCCactaataattttcattttctcctagacatatatatatattgtaccAAAATAGTTCCTTACAATATAGGTCACATACTCCCTAGCTTTTCTCCCTACTAGAACAACATGGGCTTCTTCTTGGGTTGTTTCGGGTCAAGATCGGGCCCGCACATGAAAACTAGCGACCGGGTTTCACCGGAAAAAGTTTCGGTGGACAACGAGGCGCCGTTGGGGGTGTTGAAGAGGTTTAGTTGGGTAGAAATAGAGAACATGACAATGATGTTTAAGGAGGTGATTGGTGTAGGAGGGTATAGTACAGTGTACCTTGCTAAGTTCCCTGATTCATCCTTAGGGGCTGTCAAGATTTATAATAGTAGTGAAAGGCTTAATCAAGTGTTTAAGAGTGAATTAGAGATCTCCCAAAAACTTCATCATGCTAATATTGTCAAACTTCTTGGGTATTGTGATGAAAAAGGTATGTAtttgaatatataaatattttatcgagttatataataatatcagtCCAAACtgtattaaaaatcaaaaataataatataaacatatttaaatatgcaaaaattttaaaattttaattagtaaaagttaaaataaatgaagaagAATCTATATGCACGACTTGTTATGGAGGTAATTCCTATATGAGCAAGTAATGGATCAAATCATTAGCAATGTAATACTTTGATCATAGATCAATAAAAAGTTTTTTCATCATTGAATACAATAGTTTATTACTCCAATATCATTAACTGGCTTGATCAAAATAGAATTTAGGGGATCAAATGTACGCAATCTAACATTTCTTAGTCActagtgataacaaagatgtTGTTTGTTTTAGTACGGTCTATTTAGATTGAGAGAATGAGTAAAGCGAAGGTTTGCGGGATAAACTTTACTTATTTTCTCTCATTGCATTCTCTATTTGGGCGTTTTTCTCGAGTcgcgagggactctttgaccgcatccTCCTTTATAGTTATAGGTTGCCGTCTTTCATCCCTCCCCGGAGCCTGATCATCGTTTCTATGAACGAAATATTTGATTTCTAActaattttcccttttttctTCCATTGAACAGATGAAGGAGTACTAGTTTTTGAGTACATACCAAAAGGAAACTTACAAGAAAAACTCCACAACAATGAAATCCCTTCAACAAACAAGAAAAGCAACAAATTGAGCATACAACAACAAAAACTCACATGGAAACAGAGGATTACAATAGCATACCAATTAGCCCAAGCATTAGAATACCTCCATGAAAGTAATGACCTTCACATAGTTCATGGAGATATTAAGTCCTCTAATGTCCTCTTAGATCATCATTTCAACACTAAACTTTGCGATTTTGGTTTTGCTAAAATGGGTTTTTCATCAATGATCAAACCCCCTTCATCTAGAATTACAATGATGGGATCCCCAGGTTACATAGATCCACATTTCCTTATGACAGGAATCGCTTCGAAAAAGAGTGATGTTTATAGTTTCGGAGTCATATTACTTGAACTTATTACTGGGTTTGAGGCCTTTATTTGTTCTGGTGTACAAAAACAGGTTCTTTTGACATCAATTGTTAGAACAAAAGACAGTTTTGATGTTGAAAAAGTGATTAAATTGGTTGATCCAACACTTATTAAAGGGGAAGGTTTTGATTTAGAGGAAATTAAGGGTATGGCTTCTATTGCAGGGGATTGTATTCATCATTTGCCTACTTTAAGGCCTTCTGCTTCAGATGTTTGTAAGATGATTAAACAAATTATGTGTTCTAGTCATAATGTTTAGAGGTAGAACGCCAAATTGTACTGGTGGAAAAAATCTcatatgctgcgattttttggCGTCATGTGTTGCGGTTTAGACCCTAAGCACTTGTAATAGCAGCAGATTAGTTGCACTTGAGGAAGAACAAGTGTTAGATGATCTCATTGGATAAATGTGAAATATAGTCTTGTATAAAGTTGGAAATTGTGaaaaaataatctcatttacgagat harbors:
- the LOC130801683 gene encoding probable receptor-like protein kinase At4g10390 gives rise to the protein MGFFLGCFGSRSGPHMKTSDRVSPEKVSVDNEAPLGVLKRFSWVEIENMTMMFKEVIGVGGYSTVYLAKFPDSSLGAVKIYNSSERLNQVFKSELEISQKLHHANIVKLLGYCDEKDEGVLVFEYIPKGNLQEKLHNNEIPSTNKKSNKLSIQQQKLTWKQRITIAYQLAQALEYLHESNDLHIVHGDIKSSNVLLDHHFNTKLCDFGFAKMGFSSMIKPPSSRITMMGSPGYIDPHFLMTGIASKKSDVYSFGVILLELITGFEAFICSGVQKQVLLTSIVRTKDSFDVEKVIKLVDPTLIKGEGFDLEEIKGMASIAGDCIHHLPTLRPSASDVCKMIKQIMCSSHNV